Proteins encoded together in one Streptomyces umbrinus window:
- the drmB gene encoding DUF1998 domain-containing protein: MSRTLRVRQSQTVLPFGVGAVFDIQGESFVATGIGDWPSRAKQKVESPRLASRLGVTGFYAAPAAANDRYDTPDAPGAPYIRFPSWLFCGACRRMKRWRIADERAGQPPRCSSCSPARTLAPMRFVQICAAGHLGDIDWWFWAHSRREAGERRQCGEREKLRFLVSERASGLEALSIACTAKGCGATRDLLDILGTHGMRCSGRNPWQRASEALECVKPVQVVQRTAGNLYYPVMHSALDIPETDVSVHAADTLAERVREHDLWVSLCRVSGTPRAAMFRTMIQEDTGADEELIDALIAEETGQTPAAPSGDSSAPPARPDLSREEWAAFTASAPPATRDFALRETALGLDGESEEPWAGLRTRFGRIVLADRLREVRALSGFTRVSPDATVVPADTARRLRWLPAVEVFGEGMFLTLDRSQLASWESDGRVRQRVSGLRADLDRSFQKDRLESLTGPELAPRFVLLHTLAHLLIRQLSFESGYTTASLRERIYARPEQDQYGILVYTAAGDAEGTLGGLVRQGEPPRLAETLLRMTEAAAWCSADPLCAEHTGQGFGNLNRAACHACALLPETSCETGNALLDRALVVGGEHVPGYLEAIVASARAAAATALEQT; this comes from the coding sequence GTGAGCCGCACACTACGGGTACGCCAGTCACAGACAGTGCTGCCGTTCGGAGTCGGAGCCGTCTTCGACATCCAGGGTGAGTCCTTCGTGGCCACCGGGATCGGCGACTGGCCGAGCCGTGCCAAGCAGAAGGTCGAATCGCCCAGGCTCGCCTCGCGGCTTGGGGTGACGGGCTTCTACGCCGCTCCTGCCGCGGCCAACGACCGCTACGACACCCCGGACGCGCCCGGAGCCCCGTACATCCGCTTCCCCTCCTGGCTGTTCTGCGGTGCCTGCCGGCGCATGAAGCGGTGGCGCATTGCCGACGAGCGGGCCGGCCAACCGCCCCGCTGTTCCTCCTGCTCGCCGGCCCGGACACTCGCGCCGATGCGGTTCGTGCAGATCTGCGCGGCCGGGCACCTCGGCGACATCGACTGGTGGTTCTGGGCGCACTCGCGACGCGAAGCCGGCGAACGGCGTCAGTGCGGTGAACGGGAGAAGCTGCGCTTCCTCGTCTCCGAGCGTGCCTCCGGACTCGAGGCGCTCTCCATCGCCTGCACGGCAAAAGGCTGCGGGGCCACACGCGATCTGCTGGACATCCTCGGTACGCATGGAATGCGTTGCTCGGGACGGAATCCGTGGCAGCGGGCGAGCGAGGCCCTGGAGTGCGTCAAGCCGGTGCAGGTGGTGCAGCGCACCGCGGGAAACCTGTACTACCCGGTGATGCACTCGGCTCTCGACATTCCCGAGACAGATGTGTCGGTCCACGCCGCCGACACCCTTGCCGAACGAGTACGGGAACACGATCTGTGGGTGTCGCTGTGCCGAGTGTCCGGAACGCCGCGCGCGGCCATGTTCCGGACGATGATCCAGGAGGACACCGGCGCCGACGAGGAACTCATCGATGCCCTGATCGCAGAGGAGACCGGACAGACTCCCGCGGCGCCGTCCGGGGACTCGTCCGCACCCCCTGCCCGTCCGGATCTGAGCCGGGAGGAGTGGGCCGCGTTCACGGCGTCCGCCCCACCCGCCACTCGCGACTTTGCACTGCGCGAGACCGCCCTCGGCCTGGACGGCGAGAGCGAGGAACCCTGGGCGGGCCTGCGCACCCGCTTCGGCAGGATTGTCCTCGCCGACCGACTGCGTGAGGTGCGCGCCCTGTCAGGCTTCACCAGGGTCTCCCCGGACGCCACTGTCGTCCCTGCCGACACCGCGCGGCGTCTGAGGTGGCTGCCCGCCGTGGAGGTCTTCGGTGAGGGGATGTTCCTCACCTTGGACAGGAGCCAACTAGCCTCCTGGGAAAGCGATGGGAGGGTACGTCAGCGGGTGTCCGGCCTGCGCGCCGACCTTGACCGCTCCTTCCAGAAAGACCGCCTGGAGTCCCTCACTGGACCCGAACTCGCGCCTCGATTCGTCCTCCTACACACCCTGGCGCATCTGCTGATCCGCCAGCTCTCCTTCGAATCCGGATACACGACAGCGAGCCTGCGCGAACGGATCTACGCACGGCCCGAGCAGGACCAGTACGGCATCCTCGTCTACACCGCCGCCGGAGACGCTGAGGGCACCCTCGGGGGCCTCGTGCGTCAGGGCGAACCCCCGCGACTGGCGGAGACACTGCTGCGGATGACGGAGGCAGCCGCCTGGTGCTCGGCCGACCCGCTCTGCGCCGAGCACACCGGCCAGGGCTTCGGCAACCTCAACCGCGCGGCCTGTCATGCCTGCGCCCTGCTCCCCGAGACCAGCTGTGAAACCGGCAATGCACTCCTCGACCGTGCCCTCGTCGTGGGTGGCGAGCATGTGCCCGGTTATCTGGAGGCGATCGTCGCCTCCGCCCGTGCGGCCGCGGCCACCGCTCTGGAGCAGACATGA
- a CDS encoding AAA family ATPase — protein MTLTYLDLFPEQRASLDELAFDGNHLVSGPPGSGKSLLAAQRAVMLALTGTPVTLLTRSNLLRQSLAAVVHKLGPPDRGVRVATAHAWLTDWYGGRVPRTGDDSYDWEACYDRAAETGPVPDLTLVVDEGQDLPPEFYRLCRLLQARTTVYADECQRLTDTNSTLAEITQRLGRCTLYELDGNHRNTRQIAAFAAHFHTGTGMPALPEREGPPPRLHRLPHRGAVDLLILLAQKHPQQSIGVIVNSTHTQFSLLGSLERRGPRLKPQLYTCRAPAAQSRYRTLDLGRPGIVLVHRASAKGLGFDVVVIPDTHTDAAVDPTSAALRMTYYVLATRARRELHLAYEGETEPPLCAQVGSGNLLRG, from the coding sequence ATGACACTCACCTACCTCGACCTCTTCCCGGAGCAGCGCGCCTCCCTCGACGAGCTCGCTTTCGACGGCAACCACCTGGTCAGCGGTCCGCCGGGCAGCGGCAAGAGCCTCCTGGCCGCCCAACGGGCCGTGATGCTCGCTCTCACGGGAACTCCGGTGACCCTGCTGACCCGCTCCAACCTCCTGAGGCAGTCATTGGCCGCGGTCGTCCACAAGCTGGGTCCGCCGGACCGCGGTGTACGCGTGGCTACGGCACACGCCTGGCTCACCGACTGGTACGGCGGGAGAGTCCCGCGCACCGGCGACGACTCGTACGACTGGGAGGCGTGCTACGACCGCGCCGCGGAGACCGGCCCAGTACCCGATCTCACCCTCGTCGTGGATGAAGGCCAAGACCTGCCGCCCGAGTTCTACCGCCTCTGCCGACTGCTTCAGGCCCGTACGACGGTGTACGCCGACGAGTGTCAGCGCCTGACCGACACCAACTCCACTCTCGCAGAGATCACCCAGCGCCTGGGCCGGTGCACGCTTTACGAACTTGATGGGAATCATCGCAACACACGCCAGATCGCGGCCTTCGCTGCCCACTTCCACACGGGGACCGGAATGCCTGCCCTACCCGAACGCGAAGGACCGCCTCCGCGGCTGCACCGTCTGCCGCACAGGGGCGCTGTCGACCTGCTGATCCTCCTGGCGCAGAAGCATCCGCAGCAGAGCATCGGCGTGATCGTGAACTCGACCCACACTCAGTTCTCGCTACTCGGCAGCCTGGAGCGCAGAGGGCCACGGCTCAAGCCACAGCTGTACACCTGCCGGGCCCCAGCCGCGCAAAGCCGCTACCGCACGCTGGACCTCGGCAGACCTGGAATCGTGCTGGTCCACCGGGCCAGCGCGAAAGGGCTGGGATTCGACGTCGTCGTTATCCCCGACACGCATACGGATGCGGCGGTCGACCCCACCTCGGCTGCCTTGCGCATGACGTACTACGTTCTGGCCACTCGTGCACGACGTGAACTCCATCTGGCGTACGAGGGAGAAACGGAGCCACCTTTGTGCGCCCAGGTGGGTTCCGGCAACCTGCTGCGCGGCTGA
- a CDS encoding DUF6183 family protein, with protein sequence MSPSRITTSTTLVSRPLQRAVGGGGPFPEAVRRASDHRWLRFMAFTDWFHHDTADVAFAVLDPSRTRVAVLAATDTDADAHF encoded by the coding sequence ATGTCGCCATCGCGAATCACGACTTCGACGACGCTGGTTTCCCGGCCGCTGCAACGCGCGGTTGGTGGCGGGGGCCCATTCCCGGAGGCGGTGCGGCGCGCCTCCGACCATCGCTGGCTGCGCTTCATGGCGTTCACGGACTGGTTCCACCACGACACGGCGGACGTGGCTTTCGCCGTACTCGACCCCAGCCGTACGCGGGTCGCGGTGCTGGCGGCGACCGATACGGATGCCGACGCCCACTTCTAG
- a CDS encoding SUMF1/EgtB/PvdO family nonheme iron enzyme produces the protein MSTVVDERLRRLRSELDDHSRIADRLGLDLERPLRSLNDGYPENAVALIGKLTEKLLKELWRHHGIEGDPSTKALNDLVKRCRPHIRSSTVIDALEDIRRLRNRSTHDGYDISDEDGLLAVRRLVDVLVWFTDTGSAALLGGEPDMAPEVARRCEFLAGLYVTLGYRQAKRFVLSPDTVYQLFCRESGMRLEYVELMLSRDADDLSTVLAASGGELLRTRLPKLTRFVVVDDDGGAAPGALHRMLGLDFRIVRYDGFVDTIVSLETHLADLASADYPAEPRTAVAAAALTTDPHTGESKVERSGDAAELLARLARGSANVLVTGRPGSGKSTLLRSLAVNPETRRFRFYFDLGLKPKDEPFSEYAGRILAPSMASERSRAYDLFLYLIRSGTALCVLDAVDEGVEEASPAGFLRLFADLAAVLSAESAVVMSSRVSFLADSPQVRQLLDSGAGRSEQLVEQMYANGVDPSRVPHFHVVRLVEPDSTPLEKRLSAVLELPPGRTLAEILGAHITRTLTERGRPELEQQLPAAFGPAFLTDRTVFSLLDLHRQLGADAFTDGRLELDACVLAPLLRPAGPDHVAFMHTAYQELLAARHLAGPASLDAAADIPDGAFLTEQVRAFLAGMPGSPGTDDCVLPAGAYLVGPAERLLIRNVQRPVRFDRHAVTVAHYRGFLDALESDGTSQWDHPDQPAHVTHHPWTDRLRRPDYYENSRYDDHPAICVNWWSAYAYAAFEGKRLPTSLEWEAAARGTDGRLFPWGDMPDSARVNCADSWVGRPVVTYQAWYRDFADDAVRRAGVTPVGEHPGNRSPFGVLDMVGNCWEWTSTSLTDPGEAVICGGSYDNPMRAVQASTKGIYRKRGGSNAVGFRCVQDIVADTTGEEEPTV, from the coding sequence GTGAGTACCGTGGTCGACGAACGGCTGCGGCGCCTACGGAGCGAACTCGACGATCACTCGCGGATCGCCGATCGGCTGGGGCTCGATCTGGAACGGCCGCTGAGGTCCCTCAACGACGGTTATCCCGAGAACGCCGTCGCCCTCATCGGCAAACTGACCGAGAAGTTACTCAAGGAGCTGTGGCGTCACCACGGCATCGAGGGCGACCCCTCGACCAAGGCCCTGAACGACCTCGTCAAACGCTGTCGTCCGCACATCCGGAGCAGCACGGTCATCGACGCGCTCGAAGACATCCGGCGGCTCCGCAACCGGTCCACACACGACGGGTACGACATCAGCGATGAGGACGGACTGCTGGCGGTCCGCAGGCTCGTCGACGTGCTGGTCTGGTTCACCGACACCGGGAGCGCGGCGCTTCTTGGCGGTGAACCGGACATGGCGCCCGAGGTGGCGCGCCGTTGCGAGTTCCTGGCCGGGCTGTACGTCACCCTCGGCTACCGGCAGGCCAAGCGGTTCGTCCTCAGCCCCGACACCGTGTATCAACTCTTCTGCCGCGAGTCGGGTATGCGCCTGGAGTACGTGGAGCTGATGCTCTCCAGGGACGCGGACGATCTGAGCACCGTCCTTGCCGCGAGCGGTGGCGAGCTGCTGCGGACCCGGCTGCCCAAGCTCACCCGGTTCGTCGTAGTGGACGACGACGGCGGTGCGGCGCCCGGCGCCCTGCATCGGATGCTGGGCCTGGACTTCCGGATCGTGCGGTACGACGGTTTCGTCGACACCATCGTCAGTCTCGAGACGCACCTCGCTGACCTCGCTTCGGCGGACTACCCTGCCGAACCGCGGACCGCCGTTGCCGCAGCGGCTCTGACCACGGATCCGCACACCGGTGAGTCGAAGGTGGAGCGGTCCGGAGACGCGGCTGAGTTGCTGGCGCGCCTCGCGCGCGGCAGCGCGAACGTCCTGGTCACCGGTCGCCCGGGCAGCGGCAAGAGCACGCTTCTGCGCTCCCTGGCCGTCAACCCCGAGACCCGCCGATTCCGCTTCTACTTCGACCTCGGTCTCAAACCGAAGGACGAACCGTTCTCCGAGTACGCGGGGCGCATCCTGGCGCCGTCTATGGCCTCGGAACGCTCGCGTGCCTACGACCTGTTCCTCTACCTGATCCGTTCGGGGACGGCGTTGTGTGTGCTCGATGCTGTCGACGAAGGTGTCGAAGAGGCCAGCCCCGCAGGGTTCCTGCGGCTCTTCGCGGATCTCGCAGCCGTTCTGTCCGCCGAATCGGCGGTGGTCATGAGTTCGCGGGTGTCCTTCCTCGCGGACTCGCCCCAGGTGCGTCAGCTGCTGGACAGCGGTGCAGGCCGCTCGGAGCAGTTGGTCGAGCAGATGTACGCGAACGGCGTCGACCCGTCGCGCGTCCCGCACTTCCATGTCGTACGCCTGGTCGAGCCTGATTCCACGCCACTGGAGAAGCGTCTGAGTGCAGTGCTGGAGCTTCCGCCGGGGCGGACGCTCGCGGAGATCCTCGGCGCACACATCACGCGGACGCTGACCGAGCGTGGGCGGCCCGAACTGGAGCAGCAGCTGCCGGCCGCGTTCGGACCTGCCTTCCTCACCGACCGGACCGTCTTCTCTCTCCTCGACCTGCACCGGCAGCTGGGAGCAGACGCCTTCACGGACGGACGCCTCGAACTCGACGCGTGCGTTCTCGCACCGCTGCTGCGCCCTGCCGGGCCGGATCACGTCGCGTTCATGCACACTGCGTACCAGGAACTGCTGGCCGCCCGACATCTTGCCGGACCCGCGAGCCTGGACGCGGCAGCCGATATTCCCGACGGCGCCTTCCTCACCGAGCAGGTGCGTGCCTTCCTCGCCGGAATGCCCGGCAGCCCAGGAACGGACGACTGCGTACTGCCCGCGGGGGCGTACCTGGTCGGTCCGGCCGAACGGCTGCTGATCCGTAACGTCCAGCGTCCTGTTCGCTTCGACCGCCATGCGGTGACCGTCGCCCACTACCGCGGCTTCCTCGACGCGCTCGAATCGGACGGCACGTCGCAGTGGGACCACCCCGACCAGCCCGCCCACGTCACACACCACCCTTGGACCGACCGGCTGCGCCGCCCCGACTACTACGAGAACTCGCGCTACGACGACCACCCGGCCATCTGCGTCAACTGGTGGAGCGCGTACGCCTACGCGGCATTCGAAGGCAAACGTCTGCCGACCTCTCTCGAATGGGAGGCGGCCGCACGCGGCACCGACGGGCGGCTGTTCCCCTGGGGCGACATGCCCGACAGCGCTCGCGTCAACTGCGCCGACTCGTGGGTCGGCCGACCGGTGGTGACGTACCAGGCGTGGTACCGGGACTTCGCGGACGACGCCGTTCGCCGGGCCGGGGTGACCCCCGTCGGCGAACATCCCGGCAACCGCTCCCCGTTCGGTGTCCTCGACATGGTGGGCAACTGCTGGGAATGGACCTCCACCAGCCTGACCGATCCCGGCGAGGCGGTCATCTGCGGCGGCAGCTACGACAACCCGATGCGCGCGGTGCAGGCCAGCACCAAAGGCATCTACCGAAAGCGTGGCGGAAGCAACGCGGTTGGCTTCCGGTGCGTGCAGGACATCGTCGCCGACACCACTGGAGAAGAGGAGCCGACGGTATGA
- a CDS encoding class I SAM-dependent methyltransferase, whose translation MERRDARGHYEELAAEYDEHWVYGPDYVPWMSGRIVEALRLRPIDRIADIGSGTGLFAKEVARQVQPRRPLLCVDPSEAMLRRLGTPPPPDLTPIVASAEDIAEQRAHLPYEQLDAMWLKESVHHVADPAHTLQGLSDQLAPGGRLLVVMLPATIQYPLFKAALDRFEELQPNPAVIERHLRAAGLQAELTHVEHELRIGRDRYLGMVRARYMSLLSTFSDNEIEKGIEEMRIAHPEPVLVFPDRFTFILGQRRGGNT comes from the coding sequence GTGGAGCGGCGCGACGCGCGTGGGCACTACGAGGAGCTGGCAGCCGAGTACGACGAGCACTGGGTCTACGGTCCCGACTACGTTCCCTGGATGTCCGGCCGGATCGTCGAGGCGTTGCGGCTCCGTCCCATTGACCGAATCGCCGACATCGGCTCGGGCACCGGCCTGTTCGCCAAGGAAGTAGCCAGACAGGTCCAGCCACGCCGTCCTCTTCTCTGCGTCGATCCGTCCGAGGCGATGCTCCGTCGGCTGGGCACACCGCCGCCACCCGATCTGACGCCGATCGTCGCGTCCGCCGAGGACATTGCCGAGCAGCGCGCCCACCTGCCGTACGAGCAGCTCGACGCGATGTGGTTGAAGGAGTCGGTGCATCATGTGGCCGACCCCGCGCACACGCTCCAGGGCCTCAGCGACCAACTGGCCCCCGGAGGCCGTCTGCTGGTGGTGATGCTCCCGGCCACCATCCAGTACCCACTCTTCAAGGCGGCCCTCGACCGTTTCGAGGAGCTGCAGCCGAACCCGGCCGTCATCGAGCGGCATCTGCGCGCGGCAGGGCTGCAAGCCGAACTCACCCACGTCGAGCACGAGTTGCGTATCGGCAGGGACAGGTACCTCGGCATGGTGCGTGCCCGCTATATGTCTCTGCTCTCCACCTTCAGTGACAACGAGATCGAGAAGGGCATCGAAGAGATGCGCATCGCTCATCCGGAGCCCGTCCTGGTGTTTCCCGACCGGTTCACGTTCATCCTCGGGCAACGGCGAGGTGGGAACACGTGA
- a CDS encoding hemerythrin domain-containing protein, with translation MPVPQHIDSQAAGRQLLVGHRELRAQLAALRAALDEEGGLAEAVGGDGDGVSLVQQLRARCLEYCLGLHHHHTMEDGAFPVFEQRYPEIAPVIERLREEHRQVAAGLDRLTKLVESDDGQDVNWLRGELERTVAGIEEHFVYEETYLLPALGVTPPGSTS, from the coding sequence ATGCCAGTTCCTCAGCACATCGACAGCCAAGCCGCCGGGCGGCAGTTGCTCGTCGGGCATCGGGAACTGCGTGCGCAGCTAGCGGCGTTGCGGGCCGCGCTCGACGAGGAGGGCGGGCTCGCGGAGGCCGTGGGTGGGGACGGCGACGGTGTCTCCCTCGTGCAGCAGTTACGCGCCCGCTGCCTCGAGTACTGCCTCGGGCTGCATCACCACCACACCATGGAGGATGGCGCCTTCCCCGTCTTCGAGCAGCGTTATCCCGAGATCGCCCCCGTCATTGAGCGGTTGCGGGAGGAGCATCGGCAGGTTGCCGCGGGGCTCGACCGGCTCACCAAGCTCGTGGAGAGTGACGACGGGCAGGATGTGAACTGGTTGCGGGGGGAGTTGGAGCGGACCGTGGCCGGTATCGAGGAGCATTTCGTCTACGAGGAGACGTACCTGCTGCCCGCCCTGGGGGTGACCCCGCCCGGCTCCACCTCCTAG
- a CDS encoding MarR family winged helix-turn-helix transcriptional regulator, whose amino-acid sequence MSEETEPEAGSRLSAEEAVRAMLVTLPRLVSRAKRTPVPEQLRSLRLAPRHLSLLSCLIFDGPTSVKDLAARLEVAPTTVSLMVSDLQREGVVERRSDPDDRRRSIVSLTEDPTTRAAVDAWLASGATAWRKVFDDLSPQDRATFVRAIQRYEEAVAEAP is encoded by the coding sequence ATGTCAGAGGAGACGGAGCCGGAGGCGGGTAGTCGTCTCAGCGCCGAAGAGGCGGTTCGGGCGATGCTGGTCACCCTGCCGCGGTTGGTCTCCCGTGCCAAGCGCACCCCCGTGCCCGAGCAGTTGCGCTCGTTGCGGCTGGCGCCCCGACATCTCTCCCTGCTGTCTTGCCTCATCTTCGACGGGCCCACGTCCGTCAAGGACCTCGCCGCGCGGCTGGAGGTCGCGCCGACTACGGTCAGCCTGATGGTCAGCGATCTGCAGCGCGAGGGGGTCGTGGAGCGCCGCTCCGATCCCGACGACCGTCGACGCAGCATCGTCTCGCTCACCGAGGACCCCACCACCCGCGCGGCCGTCGATGCCTGGCTGGCCAGCGGGGCCACGGCCTGGCGCAAGGTTTTCGACGACCTCAGTCCGCAGGACCGCGCGACCTTCGTACGGGCGATCCAGCGCTACGAGGAAGCCGTCGCCGAAGCACCCTGA
- the cofC gene encoding 2-phospho-L-lactate guanylyltransferase encodes MWSVVLPVKSFSRAKSRLAAGLGPWRQELAHAFFLDTLWAVRNTEGVRTVVVVTADPLAASQARTLGALVCPDAPDPDLNDAIRLGAAKCRSVGPEGPVAVLTADLPGLRPRELEHVLRAARNHDRAFVADHTDEGTTVLTALTTAGLAPAFGPDSAHRHTSLGAFPVDMPSDCGIRLDVDTPEDLARVALRGVGPYTAALFRLRKARYPAAADPVQGFQGAQDVQDVQDVQGVQGASATASS; translated from the coding sequence GTGTGGTCGGTGGTACTCCCGGTCAAGTCGTTCAGCAGGGCCAAGAGCCGGCTCGCGGCGGGGCTGGGGCCGTGGCGCCAGGAACTGGCCCACGCCTTCTTCCTGGACACACTGTGGGCCGTACGGAACACCGAAGGGGTCCGTACGGTCGTGGTGGTGACGGCCGATCCGCTGGCCGCCTCACAGGCCCGCACCCTGGGCGCGCTGGTCTGCCCGGACGCACCCGATCCCGACCTCAACGACGCCATACGCCTGGGGGCCGCCAAGTGCCGCTCGGTGGGCCCCGAGGGTCCGGTGGCTGTACTCACCGCCGACCTCCCGGGCCTGCGTCCACGCGAACTGGAGCATGTCCTGCGCGCGGCACGGAATCATGATCGGGCCTTCGTCGCCGACCACACCGACGAGGGAACCACCGTCCTGACCGCGCTCACCACCGCCGGCCTCGCACCCGCCTTCGGCCCCGACTCCGCACACCGGCACACCTCACTCGGGGCGTTCCCCGTCGACATGCCGAGCGACTGCGGCATCCGGCTCGACGTGGACACCCCGGAGGACCTGGCGCGGGTGGCACTGCGAGGGGTGGGCCCGTACACGGCGGCGCTGTTCCGCCTGCGAAAGGCGAGGTATCCGGCGGCGGCCGACCCCGTTCAAGGATTTCAGGGCGCTCAGGACGTCCAGGACGTCCAGGACGTCCAGGGCGTTCAGGGTGCTTCGGCGACCGCTTCCTCGTAA
- a CDS encoding nuclear transport factor 2 family protein, which translates to MTTEETTTTDAATITDATTITDATTKNAPKLPSAELYVEVTQFYARQMHRMDGDDFGGFGATFVADAEFRLAGGTVLTGPEAIEAGARAAAGRFDGAQPRHWFDMMTVEEADDGTVSTSYYATVTVTSAQGAVLVEPTCFVRDTLVRVSGVLHGRSRVIERDDLVVRARTQG; encoded by the coding sequence ATGACGACTGAAGAGACGACGACCACTGACGCGGCAACAATCACTGACGCGACGACGATCACGGACGCAACGACGAAGAACGCTCCCAAGCTCCCCTCCGCCGAGCTGTACGTGGAGGTGACACAGTTCTACGCCCGGCAGATGCACCGGATGGACGGGGACGACTTCGGCGGTTTCGGCGCCACGTTCGTCGCGGACGCGGAGTTCCGCCTCGCGGGCGGCACCGTACTGACCGGCCCCGAGGCGATCGAGGCGGGCGCGCGGGCGGCGGCGGGCAGGTTCGACGGCGCGCAGCCCCGGCACTGGTTCGACATGATGACGGTCGAGGAGGCCGACGACGGCACGGTGTCCACCAGCTACTACGCGACGGTGACGGTCACTTCCGCACAGGGTGCCGTCCTGGTGGAGCCGACCTGCTTCGTCCGGGACACCCTGGTCCGGGTGTCCGGTGTGCTGCACGGCCGGTCCCGGGTCATCGAGCGGGACGACCTCGTGGTGCGCGCCCGGACGCAGGGCTGA
- a CDS encoding acyl carrier protein — protein MAEFTITEFQSVVNACFDGATSEEIKDSTLHTEFTDLGFDSLTVYEIVTRIQDDFKVSVPDEQLDELTTPAALIQYVQGQLTTV, from the coding sequence ATGGCTGAATTCACCATCACCGAGTTCCAGAGCGTCGTGAACGCCTGCTTCGACGGAGCCACCAGTGAGGAGATCAAGGATTCCACGCTGCACACCGAGTTCACCGACCTCGGTTTCGACTCGCTCACCGTGTACGAGATCGTGACCCGCATCCAGGACGACTTCAAGGTCAGCGTGCCCGACGAACAGCTCGACGAACTCACCACCCCCGCCGCCCTCATCCAGTACGTCCAAGGTCAGCTCACCACTGTGTGA
- a CDS encoding acyltransferase domain-containing protein has translation MERRRSVLLLPGQGAQRERMAAGLYGAREEFTAPMDEFFGRLGTTGARLRSAWLRPAPNPELDESAVAQPLLLAVGHALGRAVGAAAEPPALLLGHSVGELAAACLVGVFDPADIGALAAARSRALEGTGYGGMLAVAASEGQLAEELGGFGEGAELSGSAEGMAVGVDGVTGSGTADGVAVAGVTAAGVADARVADRAAVARGAAGTAFAGVAVAALNGPRQTVLAGPREALAAVEQRLRDRGFLVRALRSGHAFHSPAMEGAALRFAEALAGFGPRAPRAAAGTVVSTRTGVAVTAEQARDPHFWGGQLAAPVRYWPALRELLDTLGRRPGLLLLDGSADRSLSAPARHHPAVRDGASEVVPLLAVGRDAGGPADARVFAEALHRLGEQRDHTGDHTVVS, from the coding sequence GTGGAGCGCCGTCGAAGTGTGCTGCTGCTGCCCGGACAGGGTGCGCAGCGGGAACGTATGGCCGCCGGACTGTACGGCGCGCGGGAGGAGTTCACCGCGCCCATGGACGAGTTCTTCGGCCGGCTAGGCACGACCGGCGCACGGCTGCGGTCGGCGTGGCTGCGCCCCGCGCCCAACCCGGAGCTGGACGAGTCGGCGGTGGCGCAGCCGCTGCTGCTCGCCGTGGGTCACGCGCTGGGACGTGCGGTGGGCGCGGCGGCGGAGCCTCCCGCGCTGCTGCTCGGGCACAGTGTGGGCGAGCTGGCGGCGGCCTGCCTGGTGGGCGTCTTCGATCCGGCGGACATCGGCGCGCTGGCCGCCGCCCGCTCCCGGGCGCTGGAGGGTACGGGGTACGGCGGGATGCTCGCGGTGGCGGCGTCGGAGGGGCAACTGGCAGAAGAGCTTGGGGGTTTCGGCGAAGGGGCGGAACTCAGCGGTTCTGCCGAAGGGATGGCCGTCGGAGTCGACGGGGTGACCGGGTCGGGGACAGCCGACGGGGTGGCTGTCGCGGGGGTGACCGCGGCCGGGGTGGCCGACGCGAGGGTGGCCGACAGGGCGGCCGTCGCGAGGGGGGCTGCCGGGACGGCCTTCGCCGGGGTGGCCGTCGCGGCGCTCAACGGGCCGCGTCAGACGGTGCTGGCGGGCCCGAGGGAGGCGCTGGCCGCCGTGGAGCAACGGCTGCGGGACCGCGGGTTCCTGGTGCGCGCGCTGCGTTCGGGGCACGCCTTCCACAGCCCCGCCATGGAAGGAGCCGCGCTGCGCTTCGCCGAGGCACTGGCGGGTTTCGGGCCGCGTGCTCCCCGGGCGGCCGCCGGCACGGTGGTTTCCACCCGCACCGGGGTCGCGGTGACCGCGGAGCAGGCGCGGGATCCGCACTTCTGGGGCGGGCAGTTGGCCGCCCCGGTGCGGTACTGGCCGGCTCTGCGGGAACTGCTGGACACCTTGGGGAGGCGGCCGGGTCTGCTGCTGCTCGACGGCTCCGCGGACCGGAGCCTGAGCGCCCCCGCCCGGCACCACCCCGCGGTGCGGGACGGCGCCAGCGAGGTGGTCCCCCTGCTGGCCGTCGGCCGGGACGCCGGTGGCCCGGCCGACGCGCGGGTGTTCGCCGAGGCGTTGCACCGGCTGGGGGAACAGCGGGACCACACAGGGGATCACACAGTGGTGAGCTGA